TGAGTCATCTCTAAGCTCGCCCAATCTAGATGTGTGCTCGACACTCGTTTTCACTCAGTCCAGCGCCTCAAACAGGACAGAATCCGCCCTTGTTTCAGATatttgagaaaaacaacaaacaaacaaatcaacacAAATGTAAACACGATATTCTAATGAAGGGCTAAGACTAACCTCGATTCCTTCTCGTAAGCTCGTCGCAAAAGCTCGGTCTTCAACAGGTACATCCTGAACTCTTCACTGATGGAGTAAACCCTGTGGCTGCGAATCCTGCACACCTCAACAGCTCCCTCCTTGCAGTTGCCACAGAATATCAACGGTCTGCAAATTAAATTGGCATTCGATTAGAATGTTGAATTCCCACTCTGGCCATGAATCTATACAACAACTTACACAGCGTTGATGTGACACATTTTGAACAGCTGCTCCACTAACCTCGTTCTGTCTTCATCAGTGAAGATTTCTTCAGAACTACCACTGGGACAGAGAGTGATTTTGGTGCAGAAGGGACACTTAATCTTGCCATCCAAAATCCTGTTCTACaaccagagaaaaaaacaaaaacaaaaaataagtataacaaatcaaatgaataaaaaggttagaagagaaaacaacccACCTCTACACAGGATAAACACATGTGATGGTAACAATCCAAAAGTTTGGCTACATGTCGGTCACGGTCGTGGATTTCAAAACAAGCGTTGCAAAGAATTCGCTCGATTATTCGCCACTGTGGTGATGAGCTAGAAGAGCTGCTGGCCATTGCCGATGACTATTCCTTTCCACTATACGGCTCCTTGACGAATCATTGTCGTCAACTATATCGTTGTCCTTTATATACGTGGACGATGGCATCTTCCTTCCACTTCTCCGTTGTTTTTCGCAGAAATGCGAGCCAACAACTGGACTAATGCGACTTGGAACATTAGAACGCGAGTAAATCGTGAACTTCTGAGAACTGCCATGTTTCGTCTGCACAGCTTTTATCATAAAAGGGGTGAGAACGGATATTCAAGGACAAATCAAACACCCCATGGGCTTGTAAGAGATTATTCGCGctccttttttaattctccCGGGGATTCATCGAGCATTTTGACgactaaccttttttttttgtttcaaacaagTTTATGCAGGTGCAGGCAAAATGAATGACTCAACAATTCCTGTCAAAGTACTACCTTGGAAATGTCTGGCGAAAAAACTATCAATTAGAATACATTAGTACTCGTTGTCTTGCGCGTTATTCTACATTTGATCTGACATAGACATATCcaagttgaatttgaaaaaaaaaaaaatcctgagaaaatgaattgaatacACGGTGAATATTCCTTTCGTTAGATGGCGATACCATATTAAAATCACTGGAACTGGGTGACGTCACGGTGAATGACGTTTAGcgtttttctttacctttaaggctttaactttaaatttgtattttaggCGCAggaataacaaagaaaaaaatattcacatATCACAcgtaatttgaaaatattgcaTGAGCAATGATCCGCTAAAatctataattttaaaaatggcaatattgaaataaaatccgGGACAGTTCCATAATGAATTTTGACAGGAGTTTTaagacaaattttcaaatgatgtttgtttgttgaagACTATGCTTTTGGGGGAATGAATGATCTATCTTATCCTAGATTTAAGTATCCTAGTGCGGTGCGCAATCATAGCTTAAACTCGATTTAGGGAAATTCAGAAAGCG
This window of the Daphnia pulex isolate KAP4 chromosome 5, ASM2113471v1 genome carries:
- the LOC124194956 gene encoding RING finger protein 207-like: MASSSSSSSPQWRIIERILCNACFEIHDRDRHVAKLLDCYHHMCLSCVENRILDGKIKCPFCTKITLCPSGSSEEIFTDEDRTRLVEQLFKMCHINAVPLIFCGNCKEGAVEVCRIRSHRVYSISEEFRMYLLKTELLRRAYEKESRADSVLFEALD